The proteins below come from a single Eriocheir sinensis breed Jianghai 21 chromosome 11, ASM2467909v1, whole genome shotgun sequence genomic window:
- the LOC126996879 gene encoding mucin-12-like isoform X2, whose protein sequence is METDRSMGSTETWETRAAELFTVCDRECKGFITKRDLQHLWGELPLDPDELEAVFDSLDKDHNGFLSLQEFTNGFGSHLGLVIEFQADSSSSSSEGEQLLEAGDEGGVEGGGVEGQLDGILSILASQDLDSNSAVVEAVWREIGGAGVSMERLVAALLQELSRVRLEHGHLEAALATKTDQFNQQVSRLYEELEAQISGEQAKAAKELRQKGARALATLEEEVAERDAALRALEEEQQSLRQRLEQAAAAEVAARQDNLRLEQHLTRLEEDLLRREAEVEELMQALDIHRRNTKNEKRRRAQHAFKVTEGIARERESLVTQLDLLRTINTQLRDEQDQTVPWSLRARERADLGGVGGGGGEDDYRSLSPPPHSTDLRSHTTSPPPPRPSSLLHLPLICSPRTGSGGTGSDCEHDDDYFSGAGVGVEGDSPVAASPGEVSLLHEILSQPPLCVECGGALPRRPSEHSVAMGTSTLRPSLLRRQESFTQTSPTAETSPRSIDTLVNDPVPNGDAETNKRRHSEGDAAALPHLKKCICSWRVKITSSPAPTRWFSSSLVVFQPRHTHTPNPHLQGLTTHQQGHKHTSTHLQIVHQTLHTHLTRHTFHTSFTYFHPDVSGTITRHTKATQHSATQQHSETPKTTQQATQIAPQHQTTPKSNTALPELSHTKSTEHSTTQQHPGTLKTTPQATQTALKTTPNTQTTLAPNTVLPEQRSNSSQHSETLKPAPQATQTHLKTTPQDQATLSPNTVLPEQRSNSLQHSETLKPAPQATQTQLKTTPQDQATPAPNTVLPEQHAKRPLPKPTRRRSKETQIKATQEKWPPKQHTETTTQQHTEATQHQTDPKRQQRQQHKTMTSEQQTATPTIQSQQQHTTPRRRIEQNIFMAQQRFAEATQQHKHEVTQKQRLESTPSQQHKQTATLQQEESTGTQQHKLRTTQATATQKQEKESTTALQQLKQTATQDTTTQKQQPELSTESQQLKQTTQATATQKEEESTPSQQGQQIATQITATLQQQEELTVATQQLKQTTKLTATPKEQEEPTPSPQHNHTATLTQHPESPTAPQQLNQTTQKPKATQQFYIRPFKKQHNASFRTATPYQPPTTQPQQHTATQETATQPKEQHSSQDQRNTQPQSKTEQHSDLEHYLDAEEQHNTKQHSDIEHSDTEQYTDAVEQQHQQHSKTSSSSKQHSDQEGHSNTQDKHSNTNEDTTEPLTTETQTQGESQQHPSEKQEHTDDQQHTTATQKEQQEEEEKEEKENNTTQDSSDTEADQQNNTKQQHQQGSNTSATHEQQELDEPQTHTHTDTHTDKPGAGSDQGETGQKDTQDTPPQDSPRRKTTPPLSSSSSSRQERDTYPDAQVTLITETRPRPRRSTPTQIVTPLRHQHPLIAAQEERQGAGVPEEEPREERAKEEAAGRIGQTEGATALSLLPRSRPAPDADSLLYCPTRLFKVVFIGDSGVGKTTFIHRASTGEYRCDFGSTVGVDYRTVEVRAVGVVAVLQLWDTAGQERFRSITRQYYRNADCVVVMYDLTSEHSFLNVVDWISSVREAGSEGVMVAVVGNKEDMRDQRRVDLSAANRLAKSHGCFVCECSAAVGSSVQEVLTDLTSLLLSGQSLQMPVRTPALSLSHPRAAAKTCCKS, encoded by the exons ATGGAGACGGACAGAAGCATGGGCAGCACAGAAACCTGGGAGACTCGGGCCGCTGAGCTGTTTACTGTGTGTGACCGGGAGTGCAAGGGCTTCATCACTAAACGGGACCTGCAG CATCTTTGGGGCGAGTTGCCGCTGGATCCTGACGAACTCGAGGCCGTTTTCGATTCCCTGGACAAAGATCACAATGGCTTCCTCAGCTTGCAGGAATTCACGAACGGGTTTG gctcaCACTTGGGGCTGGTGATCGAGTTCCAGGCCGACTCTTCCAGCAGCAGCTCTGAGGGGGAACAGCTGCTGGAGGCCGGTGACGAGGGCGGCGTGGAGGGCGGGGGCGTCGAGGGCCAGCTGGACGGCATCCTGTCCATCCTCGCCTCGCAGGACCTCGATAGCAA CTCGGCCGTGGTGGAGGCTGTGTGGCGCGAGATTGGGGGTGCGGGGGTCAGCATGGAGCGTCTAGTGGCGGCCCTTCTGCAAGAGCTATCCCGGGTGAGACTGGAGCACGGCCACCTGGAGGCAGCGCTGGCCACCAAGACCGACCAGTTCAACCAGCAG GTGTCCCGTCTGTACGAGGAGCTTGAGGCGCAGATCAGCGGGGAGCAGGCGAAGGCGGCGAAGGAGCTCCGGCAGAAGGGAGCCCGCGCCCTGGctacgctggaggaggag gtgGCTGAGCGGGACGCGGCTCTGCGGGCGCTGGAGGAGGAGCAACAATCTCTTCGGCAGCGGCTGgagcaggcggcggcggcggaggtggcggcCAGGCAGGACAACCTCAGACTGGAGCAACACCTG ACCCGCCTGGAGGAGGACTTGCTGCGGcgggaggcggaggtggaggagctgATGCAGGCGCTCGACATCCACAGGAGGAACACCAAGAACGAGAAGCGACGCCGCGCCCAACACGCCTTCAAG GTGACCGAGGGCATcgcgagggaaagggagagccTGGTCACACAACTGGATCTCCTGCGCACCATCAACACGCAGCTAAGAGACGAACAGGACCAGACCGTGCCGTGGAGCCTGAG GGCAAGAGAGAGGGCGGATCTAGGCggcgtcggaggaggaggaggagaagatgactACCGCTCCCTCAGCCCACCTCCCCACAGCACTGACCTCCGCTCCCACACCACCAGCCCGCCACCGCCGCGCCCTTCGTCCCTCCTGCACCTTCCCCTCATCTGCTCTCCGCGCAC GGGCAGCGGCGGGACGGGCAGCGACTGTGAACACGACGACGACTACTTCTCG gGCGCCGGCGTGGGTGTGGAGGGTGATTCGCCTGTGGCCGCGTCCCCGGGTGAGGTTAGCCTCCTGCATGAGATCCTGAGCCAGCCGCCCCTGTGTGTGGAGTGTGGCGGCGCCCTCCCTCGCAGGCCCTCCGAGCACTCAG tAGCCATGGGGACCTCCACCTTGCGGCCCTCACTGCTGCGTCGCCAGGAGTCCTTCACGCAGACCTCCCCCACGGCAGAGACCTCGCCGCGGAGCATAGATACCCTTGTGAACGACCCTGTGCCCAACGGAGACGCGGAGACCAATAAGAGGAGGCATTCTGAGGGCGATGCTGCCGCTCTGCCTCACCTCAAGAAGTGCATCTGTAGCTG gcGAGTCAAGATCACCTCCTCCCCGGCTCCTACTcgctggttctcctcctccttggtcgTGTTCCAGCCTcggcacacccacacacccaaccCACACCTGCAGGGCCTCACCACACACCAGCAGGGCCACAAacacacctccacacacctgcagaTCGTCCATCAAACgctacacacacacctgacgcGCCACACCTTCCACACCTCCTTCACCTACTTCCACCCTGACGTCAGCGGGACCATAACGCGCCACACTAAAGCCACACAGCACTCAGCAACACAGCAACACTCAGAAACACCCAAAACAACACAGCAGGCAACACAAAtagcacctcaacaccagacaacaCCAAAATCGAACACAGCATTGCCAGAACTGAGTCACACGAAGTCCACAGAGCATTCTACAACACAGCAACACCCTGGAACACTCAAAACAACACCACAGGCAACACAAACAGCCCTCAAAACAACGCCAAACACACAGACAACACTAGCACCCAACACAGTATTGCCAGAACAGCGCTCAAACTCTTCTCAGCACTCAGAAACACTAAAACCAGCACCTCAGGCAACACAAACTCACCTCAAAACAACACCACAAGACCAGGCAACACTATCACCCAACACAGTGTTGCCAGAACAGCGCTCAAACTCCCTTCAGCACTCAGAAACACTAAAACCAGCACCTCAGGCAACACAAACTCAGCTCAAAACAACACCACAAGACCAGGCAACACCAGCACCCAACACAGTATTGCCAGAACAACACGCAAAACGTCCATTACCAAAGCCAACACGAAGACGATCAAAAGAAACACAAATCAAAGCAACACAAGAGAAGTGGCCACCGAAGCAACACACAGAGacaacaacacagcaacacacagaaGCAACACAGCACCAGACAGACCCAAAACgacaacaacgacagcaacacaAAACCATGACTTCAGAACAACAAACAGCAACACCAACAATACAATCCCAGCAGCAGCACACAACACCCAGACGGAGGATAGAGCAAAACATCTTCATGGCGCAACAGAGATTCGCCGaagcaacacagcaacacaaacatGAAGTAACACAAAAACAGCGACTAGAATCAACACCGTCACAGCAACACAAGCAGACAGCAACACTACAACAGGAGGAATCAACAGGAACACAGCAACACAAACTCAGAACAACACAAGCCACAGCaacacaaaaacaagagaaagaatcgACCACAGCATTACAGCAACTCAAACAGACAGCAACACAAGacacaacaacacaaaaacaacaaccagaaTTATCAACAGAATCACAACAACTCAAACAGACAACACAAGCCACTGCaacacaaaaagaggaggaatcaACACCCTCACAGCAAGGCCAACAGATAGCAACACAAATCACAGCAACACTACAGCAACAGGAAGAATTAACAGTAGCAACACAGCAACTCAAACAGACAACAAAACTCACAGCAACAccaaaagaacaggaagaaccaACACCCTCACCGCAACACAATCACAcagcaacactaacacaacatccAGAATCCCCCACAGCGCCACAGCAACTCAATCAGACAACACAAAAACCCAAAGCAACACAGCAGTTCTACATCAGGCCATTCAAAAAGCAACACAACGCATCCTTCAGAACAGCAACACCTTACCAACCACCAACAACACAGCCtcagcaacacacagcaacacaggAGACCGCAACACAGCCCAAGGAACAACACAGCAGCCAGGACCAACGCAACACACAGCCACAGAGCAAAACAGAGCAACACAGCGATTTGGAACACTATCTTGACGCAGAGGAGCAACACAACACGAAGCAACACAGCGACATAGAACACAGCGATACGGAGCAATACACGGACGCGGtagaacaacaacaccagcaacacagcaaaacctcctcctcctctaagcaaCACAGTGACCAAGAGGGACACAGCAACACACAGGacaaacacagcaacacaaaTGAAGACACAACAGAACCCCTGACCACCGAAACACAAACACAGGGAGAGTCACAGCAACACCCCAGCGAAAAACAGGAACATACAGACGACCAGCAACacacaacagcaacacaaaaagaacaacaagaagaggaggaaaaggaggagaaggaaaacaacacaacacaagataGCAGTGACACAGAGGCTgaccaacaaaacaacacaaaacaacaacatcaacagggCAGCAACACCTCCGCAACACACGAACAACAAGAGCTAGACGAaccacagactcacacacacacagacacacacacagacaaaccagGTGCAGGAAGCGACCAGGGGGAGACAGGACAGAAGGATACCCAGGATACCCCCCCGCAGGACTCCCCTCGTAGGAAgaccacccctcccctctcctcctcctcctcctcaagacag GAAAGAGACACATACCCGGACGCCCAAGTCACCCTCATAACCGAgacaagaccaagaccgagaagAAGCACCCCAACACAGATAGTCACGCCCTTGAGACACCAGCACCCTCTCATCGCGGCCCAGGAGGAGAGGCAGGGCGCGGGGGTGCCTGAGGAGGAGCCGCGGGAGgagagagcgaaggaggaggcggcggggaggaTTGGGCAGACTGAAGGGGCCACTgcgctctctctcctccctcgctcaCGTCCCGCCCCCGATGCTGACAGTCTCTTGTATTGCCCCACGAGGCTGTTCAAGGTTGTGTTCATTGGTGACAGCGGCGTGGGCAAGACTACTTTTATACACAG ggCTTCCACGGGGGAGTACCGGTGTGACTTCGGGTCCACGGTGGGTGTTGACTATCGCACGGTGGAGGTTCGGGCGGTGGGCGTGGTGGCGGTGTTGCAGCTCTGGGACACGGCGGGCCAGGAGAGGTTCCGATCCATCACCAGGCAgtattacag GAACGCCGActgtgtggtggtgatgtatgACCTCACCAGCGAGCACTCCTTCCTCAACGTGGTGGACTGGATATCCTCCGTACGG GAGGCGGGGTCCGAGGGCGTGATGGTGGCCGTGGTGGGCAACAAGGAGGACATGAGGGATCAGAGGAGAGTTGACCTCAGCGCGGCCAACAGACTCGCCAAG agcCACGGGTGCTTCGTGTGTGAGTGCAGCGCCGCCGTGGGCTCCAGCGTGCAGGAGGTGCTGACTgacctcacctccctcctgctctcCGGCCAGTCCCTTCAGATGCCAGTTCGAACCCCGGCCCTGTCCCTCAGCCATCCCCGAGCGGCGGCCAAGACGTGCTGCAAGTCCTAG
- the LOC126996879 gene encoding mucin-12-like isoform X1 yields METDRSMGSTETWETRAAELFTVCDRECKGFITKRDLQHLWGELPLDPDELEAVFDSLDKDHNGFLSLQEFTNGFGSHLGLVIEFQADSSSSSSEGEQLLEAGDEGGVEGGGVEGQLDGILSILASQDLDSNPALHPPLSSAVVEAVWREIGGAGVSMERLVAALLQELSRVRLEHGHLEAALATKTDQFNQQVSRLYEELEAQISGEQAKAAKELRQKGARALATLEEEVAERDAALRALEEEQQSLRQRLEQAAAAEVAARQDNLRLEQHLTRLEEDLLRREAEVEELMQALDIHRRNTKNEKRRRAQHAFKVTEGIARERESLVTQLDLLRTINTQLRDEQDQTVPWSLRARERADLGGVGGGGGEDDYRSLSPPPHSTDLRSHTTSPPPPRPSSLLHLPLICSPRTGSGGTGSDCEHDDDYFSGAGVGVEGDSPVAASPGEVSLLHEILSQPPLCVECGGALPRRPSEHSVAMGTSTLRPSLLRRQESFTQTSPTAETSPRSIDTLVNDPVPNGDAETNKRRHSEGDAAALPHLKKCICSWRVKITSSPAPTRWFSSSLVVFQPRHTHTPNPHLQGLTTHQQGHKHTSTHLQIVHQTLHTHLTRHTFHTSFTYFHPDVSGTITRHTKATQHSATQQHSETPKTTQQATQIAPQHQTTPKSNTALPELSHTKSTEHSTTQQHPGTLKTTPQATQTALKTTPNTQTTLAPNTVLPEQRSNSSQHSETLKPAPQATQTHLKTTPQDQATLSPNTVLPEQRSNSLQHSETLKPAPQATQTQLKTTPQDQATPAPNTVLPEQHAKRPLPKPTRRRSKETQIKATQEKWPPKQHTETTTQQHTEATQHQTDPKRQQRQQHKTMTSEQQTATPTIQSQQQHTTPRRRIEQNIFMAQQRFAEATQQHKHEVTQKQRLESTPSQQHKQTATLQQEESTGTQQHKLRTTQATATQKQEKESTTALQQLKQTATQDTTTQKQQPELSTESQQLKQTTQATATQKEEESTPSQQGQQIATQITATLQQQEELTVATQQLKQTTKLTATPKEQEEPTPSPQHNHTATLTQHPESPTAPQQLNQTTQKPKATQQFYIRPFKKQHNASFRTATPYQPPTTQPQQHTATQETATQPKEQHSSQDQRNTQPQSKTEQHSDLEHYLDAEEQHNTKQHSDIEHSDTEQYTDAVEQQHQQHSKTSSSSKQHSDQEGHSNTQDKHSNTNEDTTEPLTTETQTQGESQQHPSEKQEHTDDQQHTTATQKEQQEEEEKEEKENNTTQDSSDTEADQQNNTKQQHQQGSNTSATHEQQELDEPQTHTHTDTHTDKPGAGSDQGETGQKDTQDTPPQDSPRRKTTPPLSSSSSSRQERDTYPDAQVTLITETRPRPRRSTPTQIVTPLRHQHPLIAAQEERQGAGVPEEEPREERAKEEAAGRIGQTEGATALSLLPRSRPAPDADSLLYCPTRLFKVVFIGDSGVGKTTFIHRASTGEYRCDFGSTVGVDYRTVEVRAVGVVAVLQLWDTAGQERFRSITRQYYRNADCVVVMYDLTSEHSFLNVVDWISSVREAGSEGVMVAVVGNKEDMRDQRRVDLSAANRLAKSHGCFVCECSAAVGSSVQEVLTDLTSLLLSGQSLQMPVRTPALSLSHPRAAAKTCCKS; encoded by the exons ATGGAGACGGACAGAAGCATGGGCAGCACAGAAACCTGGGAGACTCGGGCCGCTGAGCTGTTTACTGTGTGTGACCGGGAGTGCAAGGGCTTCATCACTAAACGGGACCTGCAG CATCTTTGGGGCGAGTTGCCGCTGGATCCTGACGAACTCGAGGCCGTTTTCGATTCCCTGGACAAAGATCACAATGGCTTCCTCAGCTTGCAGGAATTCACGAACGGGTTTG gctcaCACTTGGGGCTGGTGATCGAGTTCCAGGCCGACTCTTCCAGCAGCAGCTCTGAGGGGGAACAGCTGCTGGAGGCCGGTGACGAGGGCGGCGTGGAGGGCGGGGGCGTCGAGGGCCAGCTGGACGGCATCCTGTCCATCCTCGCCTCGCAGGACCTCGATAGCAA CCCtgccctccacccccccctcagCTCGGCCGTGGTGGAGGCTGTGTGGCGCGAGATTGGGGGTGCGGGGGTCAGCATGGAGCGTCTAGTGGCGGCCCTTCTGCAAGAGCTATCCCGGGTGAGACTGGAGCACGGCCACCTGGAGGCAGCGCTGGCCACCAAGACCGACCAGTTCAACCAGCAG GTGTCCCGTCTGTACGAGGAGCTTGAGGCGCAGATCAGCGGGGAGCAGGCGAAGGCGGCGAAGGAGCTCCGGCAGAAGGGAGCCCGCGCCCTGGctacgctggaggaggag gtgGCTGAGCGGGACGCGGCTCTGCGGGCGCTGGAGGAGGAGCAACAATCTCTTCGGCAGCGGCTGgagcaggcggcggcggcggaggtggcggcCAGGCAGGACAACCTCAGACTGGAGCAACACCTG ACCCGCCTGGAGGAGGACTTGCTGCGGcgggaggcggaggtggaggagctgATGCAGGCGCTCGACATCCACAGGAGGAACACCAAGAACGAGAAGCGACGCCGCGCCCAACACGCCTTCAAG GTGACCGAGGGCATcgcgagggaaagggagagccTGGTCACACAACTGGATCTCCTGCGCACCATCAACACGCAGCTAAGAGACGAACAGGACCAGACCGTGCCGTGGAGCCTGAG GGCAAGAGAGAGGGCGGATCTAGGCggcgtcggaggaggaggaggagaagatgactACCGCTCCCTCAGCCCACCTCCCCACAGCACTGACCTCCGCTCCCACACCACCAGCCCGCCACCGCCGCGCCCTTCGTCCCTCCTGCACCTTCCCCTCATCTGCTCTCCGCGCAC GGGCAGCGGCGGGACGGGCAGCGACTGTGAACACGACGACGACTACTTCTCG gGCGCCGGCGTGGGTGTGGAGGGTGATTCGCCTGTGGCCGCGTCCCCGGGTGAGGTTAGCCTCCTGCATGAGATCCTGAGCCAGCCGCCCCTGTGTGTGGAGTGTGGCGGCGCCCTCCCTCGCAGGCCCTCCGAGCACTCAG tAGCCATGGGGACCTCCACCTTGCGGCCCTCACTGCTGCGTCGCCAGGAGTCCTTCACGCAGACCTCCCCCACGGCAGAGACCTCGCCGCGGAGCATAGATACCCTTGTGAACGACCCTGTGCCCAACGGAGACGCGGAGACCAATAAGAGGAGGCATTCTGAGGGCGATGCTGCCGCTCTGCCTCACCTCAAGAAGTGCATCTGTAGCTG gcGAGTCAAGATCACCTCCTCCCCGGCTCCTACTcgctggttctcctcctccttggtcgTGTTCCAGCCTcggcacacccacacacccaaccCACACCTGCAGGGCCTCACCACACACCAGCAGGGCCACAAacacacctccacacacctgcagaTCGTCCATCAAACgctacacacacacctgacgcGCCACACCTTCCACACCTCCTTCACCTACTTCCACCCTGACGTCAGCGGGACCATAACGCGCCACACTAAAGCCACACAGCACTCAGCAACACAGCAACACTCAGAAACACCCAAAACAACACAGCAGGCAACACAAAtagcacctcaacaccagacaacaCCAAAATCGAACACAGCATTGCCAGAACTGAGTCACACGAAGTCCACAGAGCATTCTACAACACAGCAACACCCTGGAACACTCAAAACAACACCACAGGCAACACAAACAGCCCTCAAAACAACGCCAAACACACAGACAACACTAGCACCCAACACAGTATTGCCAGAACAGCGCTCAAACTCTTCTCAGCACTCAGAAACACTAAAACCAGCACCTCAGGCAACACAAACTCACCTCAAAACAACACCACAAGACCAGGCAACACTATCACCCAACACAGTGTTGCCAGAACAGCGCTCAAACTCCCTTCAGCACTCAGAAACACTAAAACCAGCACCTCAGGCAACACAAACTCAGCTCAAAACAACACCACAAGACCAGGCAACACCAGCACCCAACACAGTATTGCCAGAACAACACGCAAAACGTCCATTACCAAAGCCAACACGAAGACGATCAAAAGAAACACAAATCAAAGCAACACAAGAGAAGTGGCCACCGAAGCAACACACAGAGacaacaacacagcaacacacagaaGCAACACAGCACCAGACAGACCCAAAACgacaacaacgacagcaacacaAAACCATGACTTCAGAACAACAAACAGCAACACCAACAATACAATCCCAGCAGCAGCACACAACACCCAGACGGAGGATAGAGCAAAACATCTTCATGGCGCAACAGAGATTCGCCGaagcaacacagcaacacaaacatGAAGTAACACAAAAACAGCGACTAGAATCAACACCGTCACAGCAACACAAGCAGACAGCAACACTACAACAGGAGGAATCAACAGGAACACAGCAACACAAACTCAGAACAACACAAGCCACAGCaacacaaaaacaagagaaagaatcgACCACAGCATTACAGCAACTCAAACAGACAGCAACACAAGacacaacaacacaaaaacaacaaccagaaTTATCAACAGAATCACAACAACTCAAACAGACAACACAAGCCACTGCaacacaaaaagaggaggaatcaACACCCTCACAGCAAGGCCAACAGATAGCAACACAAATCACAGCAACACTACAGCAACAGGAAGAATTAACAGTAGCAACACAGCAACTCAAACAGACAACAAAACTCACAGCAACAccaaaagaacaggaagaaccaACACCCTCACCGCAACACAATCACAcagcaacactaacacaacatccAGAATCCCCCACAGCGCCACAGCAACTCAATCAGACAACACAAAAACCCAAAGCAACACAGCAGTTCTACATCAGGCCATTCAAAAAGCAACACAACGCATCCTTCAGAACAGCAACACCTTACCAACCACCAACAACACAGCCtcagcaacacacagcaacacaggAGACCGCAACACAGCCCAAGGAACAACACAGCAGCCAGGACCAACGCAACACACAGCCACAGAGCAAAACAGAGCAACACAGCGATTTGGAACACTATCTTGACGCAGAGGAGCAACACAACACGAAGCAACACAGCGACATAGAACACAGCGATACGGAGCAATACACGGACGCGGtagaacaacaacaccagcaacacagcaaaacctcctcctcctctaagcaaCACAGTGACCAAGAGGGACACAGCAACACACAGGacaaacacagcaacacaaaTGAAGACACAACAGAACCCCTGACCACCGAAACACAAACACAGGGAGAGTCACAGCAACACCCCAGCGAAAAACAGGAACATACAGACGACCAGCAACacacaacagcaacacaaaaagaacaacaagaagaggaggaaaaggaggagaaggaaaacaacacaacacaagataGCAGTGACACAGAGGCTgaccaacaaaacaacacaaaacaacaacatcaacagggCAGCAACACCTCCGCAACACACGAACAACAAGAGCTAGACGAaccacagactcacacacacacagacacacacacagacaaaccagGTGCAGGAAGCGACCAGGGGGAGACAGGACAGAAGGATACCCAGGATACCCCCCCGCAGGACTCCCCTCGTAGGAAgaccacccctcccctctcctcctcctcctcctcaagacag GAAAGAGACACATACCCGGACGCCCAAGTCACCCTCATAACCGAgacaagaccaagaccgagaagAAGCACCCCAACACAGATAGTCACGCCCTTGAGACACCAGCACCCTCTCATCGCGGCCCAGGAGGAGAGGCAGGGCGCGGGGGTGCCTGAGGAGGAGCCGCGGGAGgagagagcgaaggaggaggcggcggggaggaTTGGGCAGACTGAAGGGGCCACTgcgctctctctcctccctcgctcaCGTCCCGCCCCCGATGCTGACAGTCTCTTGTATTGCCCCACGAGGCTGTTCAAGGTTGTGTTCATTGGTGACAGCGGCGTGGGCAAGACTACTTTTATACACAG ggCTTCCACGGGGGAGTACCGGTGTGACTTCGGGTCCACGGTGGGTGTTGACTATCGCACGGTGGAGGTTCGGGCGGTGGGCGTGGTGGCGGTGTTGCAGCTCTGGGACACGGCGGGCCAGGAGAGGTTCCGATCCATCACCAGGCAgtattacag GAACGCCGActgtgtggtggtgatgtatgACCTCACCAGCGAGCACTCCTTCCTCAACGTGGTGGACTGGATATCCTCCGTACGG GAGGCGGGGTCCGAGGGCGTGATGGTGGCCGTGGTGGGCAACAAGGAGGACATGAGGGATCAGAGGAGAGTTGACCTCAGCGCGGCCAACAGACTCGCCAAG agcCACGGGTGCTTCGTGTGTGAGTGCAGCGCCGCCGTGGGCTCCAGCGTGCAGGAGGTGCTGACTgacctcacctccctcctgctctcCGGCCAGTCCCTTCAGATGCCAGTTCGAACCCCGGCCCTGTCCCTCAGCCATCCCCGAGCGGCGGCCAAGACGTGCTGCAAGTCCTAG